A genomic segment from Candidatus Hydrogenedentota bacterium encodes:
- a CDS encoding KH domain-containing protein — protein MKELIELIAKKLVAHPDEVQVTVTEGEEGETIELRVNPEDMGRVIGKAGRTAKAIRALVNAAASKAGKRVSLQIVE, from the coding sequence GTGAAAGAATTGATTGAACTGATCGCGAAGAAACTAGTCGCGCATCCGGACGAGGTCCAGGTGACCGTTACGGAAGGCGAAGAGGGCGAAACGATCGAACTGCGCGTAAATCCCGAAGACATGGGCCGCGTAATCGGCAAGGCGGGACGCACGGCCAAGGCCATCCGTGCCTTGGTGAATGCCGCCGCGTCCAAAGCCGGCAAACGCGTGTCGTTGCAGATTGTCGAGTAG
- a CDS encoding SUMF1/EgtB/PvdO family nonheme iron enzyme yields the protein MQTKKSITITKRWAAMGLACLFLTVSFAGCPFTPKTKPDFMAWPVSGAAPLTVQFIDISQVAPGETVLRWWWDFGDNGFDVVQDPIHVYTQPNQYDVKLILETLAPETKGNTGVLHTRVKKKFISVTTPGATPGDAIHPGEMVSISASAFNMGATDAEAGAEDEYPRHRVTLSAYEIGKFEVTNKEFADALNALLDEGLIVNETGGAYAGGDVYAYGKRVLAASSGYCQIAFAQNRFEPKVRDGRSMENHPVVMVTWYGAVVFCNRLSQSQGLAPYYNLATWSPAPNGANGFRLPTEAEWERAAAWDASPSPSRWIYGFSSNNIDFSRCNYAVMEEGQAAYYPNPIGLSLFPYTTPIGYYNGTNGTLNRRSPAGCYDMSGNVLEWCGDRYGLYTEDEQTNPAGPAYGGTRVVRGGSWFQDADACRTAHRASMRPDRAFMFLGFRTARTP from the coding sequence ATGCAAACCAAAAAAAGCATCACAATCACAAAGCGATGGGCGGCAATGGGTTTGGCGTGTCTGTTTTTGACGGTATCGTTTGCCGGATGTCCGTTTACGCCGAAGACGAAACCCGATTTCATGGCGTGGCCGGTGTCCGGCGCGGCGCCGTTGACCGTGCAGTTCATTGACATTTCCCAGGTCGCCCCCGGCGAAACCGTCCTGCGCTGGTGGTGGGATTTCGGCGATAACGGTTTCGACGTCGTCCAGGATCCGATTCACGTTTACACGCAACCGAACCAGTACGACGTCAAGTTGATCCTTGAAACGCTGGCGCCCGAAACCAAGGGCAACACCGGCGTCTTGCATACGAGAGTCAAGAAAAAATTCATTTCAGTGACAACGCCCGGCGCCACACCGGGCGACGCCATTCATCCCGGCGAAATGGTCTCCATTTCCGCCAGCGCCTTCAACATGGGCGCCACCGACGCCGAAGCCGGCGCCGAAGACGAATATCCGCGCCACCGCGTGACGCTGTCGGCCTATGAAATCGGCAAATTCGAAGTGACCAATAAAGAATTCGCCGATGCGCTCAACGCCCTCCTCGACGAGGGACTGATTGTCAACGAAACCGGCGGAGCCTATGCCGGCGGCGACGTCTATGCCTACGGCAAGCGGGTCTTGGCGGCAAGCAGCGGCTACTGCCAGATCGCCTTTGCACAGAACCGCTTCGAGCCGAAGGTGCGCGACGGGCGATCCATGGAAAACCATCCCGTGGTCATGGTCACATGGTACGGCGCCGTCGTGTTCTGCAACCGGCTGAGCCAGTCGCAGGGATTGGCGCCCTATTACAATCTGGCCACATGGTCGCCCGCGCCGAATGGCGCAAACGGGTTCAGGCTCCCGACCGAGGCCGAATGGGAACGCGCCGCGGCATGGGACGCGTCGCCTAGCCCGTCGCGCTGGATCTACGGGTTTTCAAGCAACAACATTGACTTCAGCCGTTGCAACTATGCCGTCATGGAAGAGGGACAGGCTGCCTATTACCCGAATCCCATCGGTCTTTCTCTGTTTCCATACACTACCCCAATCGGTTACTATAACGGAACGAACGGCACATTGAACCGGCGCAGCCCCGCCGGCTGTTACGACATGAGCGGAAACGTGCTCGAATGGTGCGGCGACCGCTATGGGCTGTATACCGAAGACGAACAGACCAACCCCGCAGGCCCGGCTTATGGCGGCACACGCGTCGTGCGCGGCGGAAGTTGGTTCCAAGACGCCGACGCGTGTCGCACGGCGCACCGGGCCAGCATGCGCCCCGACCGCGCGTTCATGTTCCTCGGTTTCCGCACGGCGCGGACGCCGTGA
- the rpsP gene encoding 30S ribosomal protein S16 codes for MATVIRMKRGGRTHAPYYRVVVMDSRSRGRGREVDSIGYYHPCAHPAPVSEVDTEKALAWLARGARLTDTVKDVFSKKGILAAHVAGKPAEAPVPEATEAVNETAAE; via the coding sequence ATGGCAACGGTAATTCGGATGAAGCGGGGCGGGCGCACGCATGCGCCGTATTATCGGGTGGTCGTGATGGACTCACGCAGCCGCGGCCGTGGCCGCGAGGTGGATTCCATCGGATATTATCACCCGTGCGCCCATCCGGCGCCGGTGTCGGAAGTGGACACCGAAAAAGCGCTGGCATGGCTGGCGCGCGGCGCACGGCTGACCGACACGGTCAAGGACGTCTTCTCGAAAAAGGGCATATTGGCGGCGCATGTGGCCGGCAAGCCGGCGGAGGCGCCCGTGCCCGAAGCGACGGAAGCGGTAAACGAAACCGCGGCGGAATAG
- the ffh gene encoding signal recognition particle protein, whose amino-acid sequence MFESLSKKLEGVFKDIRGLGKLTEKNMKDSLQAIRMALLEADVNYKVVKQFIQDVQDAAVGQRVLDSIHPGQQIVKIVHDELVKIMGGKNEPLRISPNPPTIIMMVGLQGQGKTTTAGKLARLLKQNGHHPLLVGADVYRPAAIRQLEVVAGQAGVECFSLGEHANPVDTCVMARGEAQMRNCDVIILDTAGRLHVDEQMMGEVRQIHKSVSPHEILFVANAMIGQDAVNAAKEFHEALPLTGVILTQLDGDARGGAAISLITVTGCPIKFVGTGERLDALEPFHPRRMADQILGMGDVVSLVERAQQVVDREQAQKFQEKARKATWDLEDFLQQMQQVKKMGSIGDLIKKIPGMSKLMPQGAELPEDELKYTEAIIYSMTPYERRHPNIINGSRRRRIAEGSGTSVQDVNAVLKDFEKMRKMVKQMMKNVPRGNKGAFPPMAPPPGMGF is encoded by the coding sequence ATGTTTGAATCATTAAGCAAAAAACTGGAAGGCGTCTTCAAGGATATTCGCGGTCTGGGCAAACTGACCGAGAAGAACATGAAGGACAGCCTCCAAGCCATCCGGATGGCGCTGCTCGAAGCCGACGTCAATTACAAGGTCGTCAAGCAGTTTATCCAGGACGTGCAGGATGCCGCCGTCGGGCAGAGGGTGCTCGACAGTATCCATCCGGGCCAGCAAATCGTCAAAATCGTTCACGATGAACTGGTCAAGATCATGGGCGGCAAAAACGAGCCGCTCCGCATTTCGCCGAATCCGCCCACGATTATCATGATGGTCGGCCTCCAGGGGCAGGGCAAGACGACGACGGCCGGCAAACTGGCGCGCCTGCTCAAACAGAACGGCCATCATCCGTTGCTGGTCGGCGCGGATGTGTATCGCCCCGCCGCCATCCGGCAGTTGGAGGTCGTGGCCGGGCAGGCCGGCGTTGAATGTTTCAGCCTCGGCGAACATGCCAATCCGGTTGACACGTGCGTCATGGCGCGCGGCGAGGCGCAGATGCGCAATTGCGACGTGATCATCCTCGACACGGCCGGGCGTCTCCATGTGGACGAACAGATGATGGGCGAGGTCCGCCAAATCCACAAGTCCGTTTCGCCGCATGAAATTCTGTTTGTCGCCAACGCGATGATCGGCCAGGACGCGGTCAACGCGGCCAAGGAATTCCACGAGGCCCTCCCGTTGACGGGCGTGATCCTCACGCAGTTGGACGGCGACGCACGCGGCGGCGCGGCGATCAGTCTGATTACGGTGACGGGCTGTCCGATCAAGTTCGTCGGCACGGGGGAACGGCTCGACGCTCTCGAACCGTTCCATCCGCGGCGTATGGCGGATCAGATTCTGGGCATGGGCGACGTCGTGTCGCTTGTCGAGCGCGCGCAGCAGGTCGTGGATCGCGAACAGGCGCAGAAATTCCAAGAAAAGGCCCGCAAGGCGACATGGGATCTCGAGGATTTCCTGCAGCAGATGCAGCAGGTCAAGAAGATGGGGTCCATCGGCGATCTGATCAAGAAGATTCCGGGCATGAGCAAACTGATGCCGCAAGGCGCGGAATTGCCCGAAGACGAACTCAAATACACCGAGGCGATCATTTATTCGATGACGCCTTACGAGCGGCGTCATCCGAACATCATCAACGGCAGCCGGCGTCGTCGGATCGCCGAGGGCAGCGGAACTTCCGTGCAGGATGTCAACGCCGTTCTGAAAGATTTCGAGAAGATGCGCAAGATGGTCAAGCAGATGATGAAGAATGTTCCCCGGGGCAACAAGGGCGCCTTCCCGCCGATGGCGCCCCCGCCGGGGATGGGTTTTTAG
- the rplS gene encoding 50S ribosomal protein L19, which yields MKALAELGAAQKKPADKLPQFNIGDTVRVHFRIVEGEKERIQVFEGVVIGRKGKDTPHANFTVRRVAFGEGVERVFPLHSPRVEKVEVTREGSVRRAKLYYLRERSGKAARVKAKGRATKKAPADTQQ from the coding sequence GTGAAAGCGTTAGCGGAACTTGGCGCCGCCCAGAAAAAGCCGGCGGATAAACTTCCCCAGTTCAACATTGGCGACACGGTGCGCGTGCATTTCCGGATTGTCGAAGGCGAAAAGGAGCGCATTCAGGTCTTCGAGGGCGTGGTGATAGGGCGCAAGGGCAAGGACACGCCCCATGCGAATTTCACGGTTCGCCGCGTGGCCTTCGGCGAAGGCGTCGAGCGCGTGTTTCCGCTGCATTCCCCGCGGGTCGAAAAGGTCGAAGTGACGCGCGAGGGCAGCGTCCGCCGCGCGAAACTGTATTACCTGCGCGAACGGTCGGGCAAGGCGGCCCGCGTCAAGGCGAAAGGCCGCGCAACGAAAAAGGCCCCGGCGGACACGCAGCAGTAG
- a CDS encoding tetratricopeptide repeat protein: MRCPANRHGAYFLIALCAVCGCNGGWREGLAALMDREATMAPPPRSEAYSRFLAGTLYERKGQRAKAIAEMRAASDLAPDSVALSIQLIRFYLDGQDYANARMMAERALQQAPGNANLWILLGEILHQSNDPEKAIECFQKALEIDPENALGYGALVSAQETANDAVGAAEIYRGLAKRVPDSPGIQFQLGLSLARINDGDGARAALQRALELKPDLVRAHYIIGVIELDANRNEQAAEHLAQYVAAAPDDARARENHAGALARLKRYGDAADQMIAVLGMTGAEPRHYLEAMYLLMRAGRHRQADEFIPPEGAPILGSFLRALARKGMGEPYLPVLESLDAIESDAGEECVSHLNEMMTLFGKEDMGSWLAAALAETGFAGRTTDIILGRVYLAMDRNEEAEKVLLGALDQYGSDPAIHYTLAIVYDNLKRLPDTEKHLKACLEIRPDDPEILNFLGYLYADHNINLDEAEKLLKRAVELDPGSGYYLDSLGWVYYRRGQADKAIELIRKAILLMDSDDAELRNHLGDAYLLKGDTARALAEWRHAEQLNPKLPGLREKIEKHLKQDGQGETKPGKGAGGQ, encoded by the coding sequence ATGAGATGCCCGGCCAACAGGCACGGAGCCTATTTCCTGATTGCGTTGTGCGCGGTGTGCGGATGCAACGGCGGATGGCGGGAAGGCCTCGCGGCGCTGATGGATCGCGAAGCGACGATGGCGCCGCCGCCGCGTTCGGAGGCATACAGCCGTTTTCTGGCAGGCACGCTGTACGAGCGCAAAGGGCAGCGGGCCAAGGCCATCGCCGAAATGCGCGCCGCCTCCGACCTCGCACCCGATTCCGTCGCGCTGAGCATTCAACTAATCCGGTTCTATCTCGACGGGCAGGATTACGCCAATGCGCGCATGATGGCGGAGCGCGCCCTGCAACAGGCGCCCGGAAACGCCAACCTGTGGATTCTCCTGGGGGAAATCCTGCACCAGTCGAATGATCCCGAAAAGGCGATCGAGTGCTTTCAAAAGGCATTGGAAATCGATCCCGAAAATGCGCTCGGCTACGGCGCGCTCGTCTCCGCGCAGGAGACCGCCAACGACGCCGTCGGCGCCGCCGAGATTTACCGCGGCTTGGCAAAGCGCGTGCCGGACTCGCCCGGCATTCAATTTCAACTCGGCCTGAGTCTTGCCCGCATCAACGACGGCGACGGCGCCCGCGCGGCGCTCCAACGGGCCCTTGAACTCAAGCCGGACCTTGTCCGCGCGCATTACATCATCGGCGTCATCGAACTCGACGCGAACCGCAACGAACAGGCCGCGGAACACCTCGCCCAATACGTCGCGGCGGCGCCGGACGACGCGCGCGCCCGCGAAAACCATGCCGGGGCGCTGGCTCGCCTGAAACGCTATGGGGACGCGGCGGATCAGATGATAGCCGTTCTCGGCATGACGGGCGCCGAACCGCGGCATTATCTCGAGGCCATGTATTTGTTGATGCGCGCGGGGAGGCATCGCCAAGCCGACGAATTCATCCCGCCGGAGGGTGCGCCCATTTTGGGATCGTTTCTACGCGCCCTCGCGCGCAAGGGAATGGGCGAGCCGTATCTGCCGGTGCTCGAATCGCTCGACGCCATCGAAAGCGACGCGGGGGAGGAATGCGTCAGCCACCTGAACGAGATGATGACGCTTTTCGGCAAGGAAGACATGGGATCCTGGCTGGCGGCCGCGCTTGCGGAAACCGGATTCGCCGGCCGCACCACGGACATCATTCTCGGCCGCGTCTATCTGGCCATGGACCGCAACGAGGAGGCCGAGAAGGTCTTGCTGGGCGCCTTGGACCAATACGGATCCGATCCGGCCATCCATTATACGCTGGCGATCGTCTACGACAATTTGAAGCGTCTGCCGGACACCGAAAAACACCTGAAGGCCTGCCTTGAAATACGGCCGGACGATCCGGAAATACTGAATTTTCTGGGCTACCTCTACGCCGATCACAACATCAATCTCGACGAGGCCGAGAAACTGCTCAAGCGGGCTGTCGAACTCGATCCGGGCAGCGGCTATTATCTGGACAGCCTCGGCTGGGTATATTACCGGCGCGGCCAGGCCGACAAGGCCATCGAACTGATTCGCAAGGCCATCCTACTGATGGACAGCGACGACGCGGAACTCCGGAACCATCTGGGGGACGCCTATCTTCTCAAGGGCGACACGGCGCGGGCGCTGGCCGAGTGGAGGCACGCCGAGCAACTCAACCCGAAACTGCCCGGGCTTCGGGAAAAAATCGAAAAACACCTGAAACAGGACGGACAGGGCGAAACGAAACCCGGCAAGGGTGCAGGCGGTCAATAA
- a CDS encoding ribonuclease HII, whose product MRHTGDMMAYEAEAMSNGFRRVAGVDEAGRGPLAGPIVAGAVILAEPIEGLNDSKQLTARRREELFAQLHEGRHVIGVGIVEAAEIDRHGIQTANYAAMAQAVAALDSPPDFLLVDGFAIRGCVMPQKAIIKGDSRSFSIAAASIIAKVTRDRIMDDLDAQYPDYGFARHKGYATREHLDALRRLGPCPAHRKSFAPICRPPAPGDLFE is encoded by the coding sequence ATGCGGCACACAGGCGACATGATGGCGTACGAAGCGGAAGCCATGTCCAACGGCTTTCGTCGTGTCGCGGGTGTGGATGAAGCCGGGCGCGGACCGCTTGCGGGACCGATCGTCGCGGGGGCGGTGATTCTTGCCGAGCCCATCGAGGGTCTGAACGATTCGAAACAACTCACCGCCCGCCGGCGCGAAGAACTGTTTGCACAATTGCACGAGGGCCGGCACGTCATCGGCGTGGGTATCGTCGAAGCCGCCGAGATTGACCGGCACGGTATCCAGACCGCCAACTATGCCGCCATGGCCCAAGCCGTCGCGGCGCTTGATTCGCCGCCCGATTTTCTCCTTGTGGACGGGTTCGCGATTCGCGGATGCGTCATGCCGCAGAAGGCCATCATCAAGGGCGACAGCCGTTCATTCTCGATTGCCGCGGCCAGTATCATTGCAAAGGTGACACGGGATCGGATCATGGACGATCTCGACGCGCAATACCCCGATTATGGTTTCGCGCGGCACAAAGGGTATGCTACACGCGAGCACTTGGACGCGCTACGGCGTCTGGGGCCGTGTCCCGCGCACCGGAAGAGTTTTGCGCCGATATGCCGGCCGCCGGCGCCGGGCGATTTGTTCGAGTAG
- the trmD gene encoding tRNA (guanosine(37)-N1)-methyltransferase TrmD: protein MRIDVLTLFPELIEAGVGVSLLGKAIQEGILEVVATQIRDFATDRHRTVDDAPYGGGAGMVMKCEPIFAAVESLRDRNSLERIILLSPAGRRLDQQVVRELASARDMVLLCARYEGVDERVRTGLCTDEISIGDYVISGGEVAALAIIEAVSRMLPGVVGAWESVATDSFYDGLLGFPQYTRPPEFRGMGVPDVLVSGHHAAIERWRRKQALRFTRERRPDLLMNCTEADKALLAEIEREEAERKREMEQ from the coding sequence ATGCGGATTGATGTCCTGACGTTGTTTCCGGAACTAATCGAGGCCGGCGTCGGCGTGAGTTTGCTGGGCAAGGCGATCCAGGAAGGGATTCTCGAAGTCGTTGCGACCCAGATTCGGGATTTTGCGACGGACCGGCACCGAACCGTTGACGATGCGCCTTATGGCGGCGGCGCGGGCATGGTCATGAAGTGCGAACCGATTTTTGCGGCGGTTGAAAGCCTGCGCGACCGAAACTCGCTGGAACGGATCATCTTGTTGTCGCCGGCCGGGCGGCGGCTCGATCAGCAGGTCGTCCGCGAACTGGCTTCGGCGCGCGATATGGTGTTGTTGTGCGCGCGGTATGAAGGCGTGGACGAGCGGGTTCGGACGGGTTTGTGCACGGACGAGATTTCGATAGGCGATTACGTGATCAGCGGCGGCGAAGTGGCGGCGCTGGCGATCATCGAGGCCGTGAGCCGCATGCTTCCGGGTGTCGTGGGCGCGTGGGAATCCGTCGCCACGGACTCGTTTTATGACGGCTTGCTGGGATTTCCCCAGTATACCCGGCCGCCGGAATTTCGCGGCATGGGCGTGCCGGATGTATTGGTGTCGGGCCATCATGCGGCGATCGAACGGTGGCGCCGAAAACAGGCGCTGCGGTTCACGCGTGAACGGCGGCCCGATTTGTTGATGAATTGTACTGAAGCGGACAAGGCCCTTCTCGCCGAAATCGAGCGGGAAGAGGCGGAACGCAAAAGGGAGATGGAACAGTGA